One genomic segment of Rivularia sp. PCC 7116 includes these proteins:
- the cysE gene encoding serine O-acetyltransferase has translation MLSTFIADFRIIFERDPAARNWLEVLFCYPGLQALLMHRIARWMRNVGIPFLPRLTSHLARFLTGVEIHPGATIGKGVFIDHGMGVVIGETAIVGDYALIYQGVTLGGTGKETGKRHPTLGECVVVGAGAKVLGNLQIGDNVRIGAGSIVLRDVPSHCTVVGVPGRIVYRSGVKVDPLEHGSLPDAEAQAIRALVDRIEQLEQQIENLQEKQQSVSEKVTNVAFKENHVASHILETHATGHHTQCRLEDKAIDEFLDGSGI, from the coding sequence GTGTTATCAACATTTATTGCTGACTTCCGTATTATATTTGAACGCGATCCAGCGGCTCGTAACTGGTTAGAAGTATTATTTTGCTACCCCGGTTTGCAAGCCTTGCTAATGCATAGAATAGCCCGCTGGATGCGTAATGTCGGAATTCCTTTCCTTCCTCGTTTAACTTCTCATTTGGCACGTTTTTTGACTGGTGTTGAAATCCATCCTGGAGCAACTATTGGTAAAGGTGTATTTATCGATCATGGAATGGGTGTAGTAATTGGTGAAACCGCCATTGTTGGTGATTATGCGCTGATTTACCAAGGTGTAACTTTGGGCGGTACCGGAAAAGAAACTGGTAAACGGCATCCCACTTTAGGAGAATGCGTTGTTGTGGGTGCTGGTGCAAAAGTACTTGGAAATCTTCAAATCGGTGACAACGTGCGTATAGGTGCGGGTTCTATTGTCTTGCGAGATGTGCCATCTCACTGTACTGTAGTAGGCGTTCCAGGTAGAATAGTTTACCGTTCTGGTGTTAAAGTTGACCCACTCGAACACGGAAGTTTACCAGATGCTGAAGCTCAAGCAATACGTGCTCTAGTAGATAGAATCGAGCAATTAGAGCAACAAATAGAAAATTTACAAGAGAAGCAGCAAAGCGTTTCAGAGAAAGTTACAAATGTCGCTTTTAAAGAAAATCATGTTGCAAGTCATATTTTAGAAACCCATGCGACAGGGCATCATACCCAATGCCGTTTGGAAGATAAAGCCATAGATGAATTTTTGGATGGCTCGGGGATTTGA